The Halichondria panicea chromosome 17, odHalPani1.1, whole genome shotgun sequence DNA segment TAACCGAGATAAGGCCGCAATTAGGATGTTTCCTCGTTAACTACGTTTAACCTACATTTTACATGGTTGcactgtacagtacaatgCAGACCATAGATGAACCCCACACTAGTCTCATGAACAGCTGCTATTTTGGGAAGGCACTCTTGTTACAGTTTTTGAGTTGATGACCTTGAAGGCAGTAGAACTGCATGTTGCTCAACGCTTTTGCACAAAccaagcaggggtccttgggcacaaAGTTAACACAAATCCATTGAAGTACAGTATGCACGTTGTTGatcttgcacacacacacacacactgtaaaaaatggtgtgtggttttcacgcaagtgcgtgactattgtggcaatATCAAGAGAAAACGCACATTTGTCACAATAGTCACGCatgaaaaccacacatcatttttacagtcacatgtatatagcctCGTCTCTTTTCTTCAATAGAATGAAAGGAACAAAATAGTCTGGTATTGATAGTATCTGAGCGTGGTTGACAAGATTTATGTGTAAGTTTACGGTCACAACAAGCCCCACTCAACcacccagatacaatcaataccagacCTCTTTTTTTCCTTTTGTTGCATTAAAGAAAATCAGCCTGGCAAggttagtacataattatatagtgagCTTAGAGTAAACATTCATTCAAAGTGCAAGCCTGtagtatacagtgtacaatcAACCAATGTGATGTTTGATTTATGCCATTGTAATGAACCACTTTTTGTCTGTCCCCTGTGCAGGCTACCGATGCTTACTACGAGATTATTCGTTTCACATTTGAAAGCAACCACGGAGACCCTGCTTACACCTGTATATACCGTGTTCGTGTGCATGGCCGCTCAAATTAGAGAgagatgtacgtacatgctCAATCACCCTTAGCCGTGCTATAGTGTACGTAAAGACCCTTCATCTTTAGTTTGGAACTACCGATTTGCACTTGTTTACATGACTATGTTTCTAGCTCATTTATCAACCTTTTACCTTACATTTACCGTATTTTGTTTGTGCACTAAGTCTTTTTGATGTAATTGTGGCAAGTTAAAGTTAATgctctagtacatgtagttggttCTCATATCATCAAGAAGCTGCTTGTCTATAAACTCATTCATGTTGTATGCGATAGCTattgcgtataattatataggtcacTCTGTGAATGTGGTTCTGTTGGGAGAAGCACTTTCTAGTATAACTATTTATATCGATTTGGGGATCATGTTCTGTTATCCAAAATATTATCCAATCCTCAACTCAACAGTCATGTTTATATAAACAATAAGTTGAATGTTATAGAAGAAGGTAGATCTACTTCCTCCTGTTTAATAatttatcaataattattattaaatggTAGATATTGAAGATGTGTTTGTCTAGATATTTTCTCATCTTTCTTGGTCTGCTGCTAACTGCTTCACTTCTGGGTCAGTCTGCTAATGAAGAGTGTTCTCTGTTTATGGGTGTAATGTTTCCTCCATCATGCACCCTTAGCTGTGCTATAATAGTGTAGTAAAGACCCTTCATCTTTAGTTTGGAACTACCAACTTGCATGACTATGTTTCTAGCTCATTTATCAACCttttaccatagatactataaattacaatgtaatttatagtatctatgcttTTACCTTACATTTACGTGTTTTTTGTGTGCACTAAGTCTTGGCAAGTTAAAGTTAATGCTCTAGAGTAAAGTATCAATCATTATCAATTACTCTAGTATATGTAAGTTGGTTCTCATATCATCAAGAAGCTGCTTGTCAATTCATGTTGTATGCATAGctattgcatataattatataggccaCTCTATAGCTGTGAATGTGGTTCTGTTGGGAGAAGCACTTTCCAGTATATTTACATCGATTTGGGGATCCTGTTCTGTTATCAACTCAaggtacatgcagtcatgtttACATAAACAATCAGTTGAATGTTATAGAAAAGTATAAGAAGGTACTTCCTCCCTGTTTAATAatttaccaataattattaaattgtAGATATTGAAGATGTGTTTGTCTGGATATTTTCTCATCTTTCTTAGTCTGCTGCTAACTGCTTCACTTCTGGGTCAGTCTGCTAATGAAGAGTGTTCTCTGTTTGTGGGTGTAATGTTTCCTCCAACTGCACCTAACAAGAGTCTGTCCAAAGGATTTACTGGTGTGAGACGTGCCATCGAAATCATCAATAACTCATCCTTGTTGAGTGGCTATAAACTGCACAGTATGCATCTGGACACAGAGGTAAGAAAGTATAAAGATGTACACTTGCATAACGTTGACATTATGTACGTGGTAGAATTAGTCTAGTTCTTCACCTCGCCTGAAAAAATGTTTAAGCAAGAAGCAGAAAAGCTACTCAAATTTATCTCaagtgtgtacagagcctatggtcccactatatGTACACTGCTTAGGTTTAAATTTCaaaggatataattattactgcaaTTAATGTACCATGGGCTAAATCAAAATGGATATATAAGAGGCTTTTTTCTCAGATTTGACTGATACATAaattacagctacatgtagattgtaATTATTTCTTCACTGTAAAACACCACGATTTGGTATGACGTACATTATCATATTTCCAGGGGGGGAATCCCAGGGCTCCCGTATGAAACCCTGctcactataaattattatttcaaTACGTTTTTAATCAGTGTAACAGAACGCAAGCCTTGAAGCAATTATTTCAACTGGGTACGGGTGAACAAAAGAGTGTTGCGGTGATTGATGCCGGTTGCTCTACTGCTACTGAAGCGACTGCAGAGATTTCGCACTTGTTTGGATATTCTCAAGTGAGTGATCATTACATCAGTTACAATTTAGAGTGTGCACTAATTGtcaagtgagtataattatatagctgtatgtaactatgttatagttagaacatgggcatgaggtatctatgtgttatagtgtcccaaagctcgagggctttagcccgagggatgagggacactataaccatagatatcGAATCCACATGTtttaactgatttagatcccaaaacctattggctactagaaatgcactagcttagcaacagtcaacctatataaacagccaacctataGCAACTggatcattattcttttgaaaactaatatctgaagttggcatctctgtgtctctactaaatctgtggtctctatatattcaagtcaaccctgttcctccacctcagttgatggacaaaattatagtcctagctccacccacaaaacggaaacatccagctcctcccccagttttgcagcaaacaagcccagcacacttcccaagaaacaagcggctcgtactactctcacaaagcgaaaggaagacacctaagctataatttgcagcaaacaagccctatactactactcttgaacaaagcgaaaggaactttaggaagaagccaaagctagaatcccagcacttccatacatccagccttgcagcaaaaaaagcacagcacactgccgcccaaaaaacgagcgtctcctactactctcgaacaaagccaaaaaaagaaactagagcttctctctttcattctagttctgttattatattactagacaaagcatctagctacaataatttttatgttattacatgtgcatcttcttgtaaatcacaatacaatgtacaatcttgtagtttgtagcccagagcaatctatagtaccggtactatagctcatagttccctgctaaatacactcaaatgggatctaaataattatagccttgttcccaggccCATTTTTCTTCTATTGgaacgctagctatatactgtatatacatgtaggccgTATTTTTCGACTTACGTAGAAAATTTGACATAGGAACAAGGCTACTGTAACGTTATCAGAAACAAACTTTAATAGTGATAGttctctaataattatgctgtaacTATGATGCACACGTACGTACTAAGTGTACGTATATTGCTCATGCTATATGAATGAACCACAGATATCTTGCCAGTCATCTTCACCAGTGCTCACGAACCGGGATCGGTTTCCTAGGTATTTCCAGCTTTTACCGAGTATTTCTGAGATGGCCCATCTTTTTGCTGAAATTGTGATTGAGTTTCATTGGACTCACGTGGTTGTCTTTGTTCAAGATACAGTTGTTTACAAAAcggtagtataataataatatttttgGGTGTCAAAGATTTGTCTCTAAATTCGtcttctgtataattataggtagcAAATGAGGTCACAACCCTCTTCAATCAGCTTAACATTACTCATACCAGCTACATTATAGCAACTAAGATGGGAATATCGAGCTTGGACCCTCCACCGTTTGAGGTACTCTGAACTTATGCACACTACTAActacttttatacacattaattatacagaacaGCGATGAAAGGATTTTCATCATTGCCACTGATGAAAACGTTGCAGTTGACCTTCTCTGTACTGTATGTTATATCTGCAAACTAAGCATGTCCATGACGCATGTATGCAGGCGTACAGAAAATGGACTCAACCAGTCCTACGTGTGTTCATCACTCAGTTTTATTCTCGAACTTGGTATGACAACTACAACGACTCCAATTGCCAATTAAAAACAGTTTTACACCTATCGTTTTCTGTGGCCTATTTTAAGCCAGTTACAGAGGTATGTCGTGTCATAAAGAATAGTGAAGGCAACTGGACTATACAGCCCAGTTATTAATTGGAGTGCACACAATCTATTTTTAATTTATGCATTCCCATAATTTCAAATACATAGAAAAACAGTTTACAGAGTTTGGCGACTTACTCTATGCCATATAAACTATTATAAGAGGACCATTCTATAAGAATAGTTGGTAATGTTAATGACAGTTAATTAAGATCGAGCAATATAGTTAAAATTGAGAATCTGCTTTCAACGATATGCCTATAGGATTGTATTGGGTACTCTGTAAGATGTCGGTTCCTATATTTAATTGTTTCAGCATGCAGGATCACACTAAAGATACTAATCCCTATAAGTTTGGACCCTTATACTTAAAACACTTTGATATACATAACGTACACTGCATCTATCAGGCAATGTTTGCAAAATGCAGGATAAGTATGATCCTTATTGCTACGATGCCACACTATTCCTGGCAACTGCTCTGAATCAATTACTGAGTGAGTCCTTTCATATACAGTTTCATAGCAATTGACCATTATTTTTGTAGACAAACGTGTATGGGAGTCCAACTGCTCTCAAACTGAAGGAGGGGCTGTACTCGGTCTGGATAATGTCTTTAGAACATTACAAAATCTTAGTGACCAAACGATTACTTTTGGTGAAACAGTGAGTTTGTAATTGTCACGATACATACAATCTGCCTCTAACTTGCTGGCCTCGTTCCTCACAAGCACTGATGATTGTggaacactataattatgtacacaactTGCAGGGAGAAGTGACGTTTAATGAGTTTGGTGTGAGAACAATAAAAACCACACCTGTATTTCAGTTTAGATACACTCAGCCTGAAGGTTAGAATAATCATGCGCCCTCATTTGACATAACTCTGCATGTATTGTTGGACAGGTGTGCAGGAAAAGAGCTTGGAACTTGTCAACTTTGGCTTATTTAACAAAAGTGAAATAACAAACTACATTCTTGTCTATAATGATAATGAAAGCAACGTAACAGTGTTCCCTGGTGGGCATATGTCCTGTAAATGCTAGTGTTTGTTGTTATTTTCAATTGATGCAGATGGTATTCCATATGATGGCAAGGTAGTAACCATTGTGACTACTTTATTTCTTCCTGTAACCGTTGGTTTTGGTATCCTGGCCAGTGCCGGTATTATTTTTGCATTTTCTTGCCTTATCTTCAACTTTAAGTTTCGAAATCATAAGTAAGTTACTTTTTAATGTGCTTAGTGTGCAGTAATAAGTTGTTCTTATTTTCAGAGTTGTTCGACTAACTAGTCCAACGCTGAACTACTTCATTATCACTGGCGCTGCGCTCTTTTACATTGATGTGTATTTCTTCACGCTTCCAActtacaaagaagaagatgtTCGTTTGACTTGTAATGCTGAAACGTGGTTTACTGTTGTTGCTTACACACTTTGCTTTGGGACAATAATGGCCAAAATGTTTCGAGTTTGGCTTATCTTCAGAAACCCAAAGCCAAAAATGAGACTGGTATGCCAAAATTCATAAGtgtaattagcataattataccggtaGTCACGCTTTACCCAAATCTTCCCAGGGCCATTGAATTCGAGGTCTTTGTCCCAGCCGTAATGTAAATACTTGCATGGTTATACAACAAAGCGACTAGTATTAATGTTTTTGGGTGACTAACAAATTGTAAGGATGTGTGCATTGGTTCGCTTATGATGTGTTGTGATTAACCCGGCTCTGCTGTAATACACATGAATATAGAGTGCAATTTGACACTTCTCACCTTCTACTGCAATCACATGTAGGTAATCAGTGATTGGTGGTTAATAGCTGCAGTGATGGCACTACTAGGAGTGGATCTTATAATCCTGACTGTGTTCACCATCATTGAGCAGGCTGGAATTGGAGGAGAACTTATTAGACTGACCAAGAGTCTAGAACATACACAAGATGAGGTGGATTTAGTATAGTAATGGCATGTATACCAAAACAGTACAGTTTTACTTTTCCTCTTGTCCCTatcatataataataataataattatcgtataataataatatccaGGATGGAGTAGTACGTGTTCAATATCTTCGCTACTATTGCGACTCGAAGCCTCATGACATCGTGTCTGGATTTTTCTATGCCTTTAAGGGACTACTTCAAGTGGTTGCTTTAGTGTTGGCCTTCATGACTCGCAAAGTGAAAGTGAAAGGTCTTGATGATGCCAAATACATTGCTGCCATTATCTATATCACAAGTATCATAATCGGTGTGCTAACAGTTATTGAGTACAGCCTTGATGACTACATCAATGCGTATGCATCAATTTTCGCTACTGGGCTATCTCTTATTCCAACGTGCGTTCTGCTTTTGGTCTTTGTACCCACAGTGAGTAGTAAATTAATTGTTTTATGTATGTTCAGGCTGATTTTATTGCAGATGATTCGACTGTACAAAGACCCCAAAGGAGAAAATGTGTTTGCTGCTCCTCACACCATTTCCACGGTTGGTGATGATCAAGCTATTCTCACTCTGAGGACCAGAGTGAGAGAGCTGGAAAATCTCTTACTATCAACGGTTCCTGAGGTGTGTCCATAATTCTAAACTGGTTTAATTATAGCAAAGCATTATGatgatcataataattactatTGTAGGCATTTTCGAACACCATTACTATTTTCATAGCccttattattaattttccaACATAATACTGCAGGACAAAAACAACCCCCAGAACAAGTTAACTCAACTTGAGCACTAGCTAGGGTAACAACTCATAAACAAACctttcatgtacatgtatatactgctAGACTGTAGTCTGTGTGATTTTGTGCAAGTAGTTGGTTGGAAAATTCTTCATAAACTGTAAACATTGTAATTAATGTATGGATTACTATACTTCAAGTGTATTTTGTATTTGTTGGTGAACGTTCGTTGCAGCTTTTTTTTTAGCTTTTTTTTCATATTAAATGGAATATTTAGGTACGATAACAGTTTGGAATTTTCTTTTAAAAAAACCTTGTTCTTGGTTTCCATGGTGTGGAGAAAGATGTAGGAGATCAGATAACATTTTGAACCCCTCCCACTTAACATCCACACTTTTTGTTACTAGATGGGCGTTTCTTTGCATTGATTTGCTATAAGAGGACTTTGTATGGATTATTGGCAAAGTCAGCATGCTTTCTGACAAATGGAAGCACTACAATCAGCTGGCTGCGATACAGAATATCTCGTGCATATAACTTATTTTTTATCACAGTCCCTCTGccattcactataattattatgtcaataCTGTTTGAAAAGAATTggaacaaaaattaaaattctgAGAGTTCTAGTGAGTTTGCACGCATGCGCTGGTATGCAAAAGAGGGCGGCGAATTCACTGTTGGTTTTCTGGTTTTCTGCCAGGGACACAGTTTTTTCTACTCCCTCCGATCCCTGGCCTTTAGTTATTAAGTTATTCACCCTGTGGGAACCATGGCAAACATTGTGTCCTGGGTATCTGACAAGCTACATGACATTCTTGGCCTGTCTGACAGGTACACAGCAGAGTTTCTGGTCGAGCTTGCTAGAAAATCCAACACTGGAGCCAGCTTTATTCAAAAACTGAAAGATACTGGTGCAGTGGAAGTGAATCAACCAGTAGAAAGTTTTGCTAATGAGCTCTGGAATAAGTTGCCACGTAGACAGCCAATGGAGAAACCAGCCAGAGCTCTAGAGAGGCAAGCGATACTCCAACAAGAAAGGAATAAAACCTACAAGCTGCTCAGCGATTCTGAGGACGATGAGCCCGTATTCAAGCAGAAATCTTCTGGTAAGAGGAAGACTGAAAAAAGTGACAGGAGTCGTAAGAATCTGAGACAGCAGACTGGGTGGGATAGCGAACATGAGGAGGAAGAACAACCCTCTGCATCCAAGCGAGGCAAGATTGACTCAGACTCAGACGAGTGGGAACAGTAAGTTGATCGCAATTAATTGGACATGAAACATGAAAGTTTAAAATTACCTACACTAGCACTGTAGAGGTATCGTAAATGTCTGTTAGTTATTTGTAGGTATTAAGCGCCATTTGCACTTGTGCTCTTTTAAATAGCTAGAAATGGCCTGTAGCTGGACTGTATTCACTACGCAGTGCTTTGCTGCTCGTGAAGAGTATAGAAGTTTGAAAACTCTCGTACGGAATCACTCTCACTTCACAAAcaacaacacaacacaatGTAAACTTTTGCAACAaaatctacatgtagtactgcAGATGGTTCGAATTAATAAGCGTGACTTGAGTATAGTTGCCAGTTGGCACAAATGCTGCTCATAAACAAGCGCCACCCACGTCCGCAAATTTTTTTAGTGGCCCTTTGATTCAGACATAAAAGATATAAACATTATTAATGTCTTCTTGATGACGAGATTAAGATCCAGGGGATTGCTTTGAAATTCATGTTCTTTCAGAGCTGAGAAGGAGCGTATTGTTGACCTGGCAGAGAGAGATGCCCTGGCCGAAAGACTCAAGGTTAAGGACCAAGAGAAAACAAGAAAGATTGTGGAAAAGTCCAACAAAAAGGTGTTTCACTGGGTTTCTAGAGCATAATATGAAGATCGTAATTCAGCTTGATATTGACAGGCTTTATTTACATGATAAATACAGtaggatgtacatgtatgtacattgtatgtatagtGTACATTTTTACGACTGCCATCTTTCATGGATATTATTTTTGCTAGGCCACGGACGAAGCGAGAAAACGACTTCAAATGGATGAACAAGATCGAAAGAAAATGGTAATTGTGGAATGCTTATTTATTATTGGCACAACGGGTAAGTGTTAGCCTGTCTCACTTGTTTGTGTTTGGCCAATTAGTCCTACATAGTAGCAACATCATGAGTGTTAGGGACGACTGTTGCCAGGTCACTTGCAAAaatgatacataattatatgtactcaGTCGGCATTCCTCATAGCATTATGTTCATGTGCATTGTCTACTAGATCCCCAAATTGAGGGAGGAATCTCGTTGGGAATACCTGGGGAAGAGACGACATGATAAACTTGATGAGCTCAGAGATGACATTGATGATGAACAATACCTCTACTCTGAAACAAAGTATGGAGCCGTTAATTTATTTGACTGTGCTTGTATCATctgctgtatacatgtatatgcagggtGACCGAGAGAGAACAAAAGGACTTGGAATATAAACAATCCATCTACAAACTAGCCAAAGAACATGAAAAGGTAAATCAACTAATTATTGTTAGCATGCTTCTTTTACTAATGCATGTGTTGTGCATCTTTTTGTAGGCAGCGGATGATGAAAAGATCCAACGATACACTATTCCGGAAGAAAATATTGTATGGAAAATCTTGTCTCTGAATTAAATTATTTATAAGCACTTTTATCTCCTCTCCTTGCAGAAACCATCAACACGATACACAGAGCCCAAAGACGAGCAGGAAGTAAGTACAACTGAGTgttttgcatgtacagtacatgcacccTGTAATATCTCTCCCAGCTTGGTCCCAATGCTGATGTAAAGAAGTGGGAAGAAGAACAGATTGGAATTGGTATATTTAAGTCTGGAGCGAAGGATGCTAAGGAGAAGAGCAAAGTGAGCATGAAACCTATTGTTCACACATATACATGACAGTGGTTATCGTCTTCCAATTAGCAAAAAGAATATGATCTGATATTAGATGATGAAGTGACGTTTGTAATGGCAGAGACTGTATCAGGTGACATGGATGATAAGGTTAGGACCAGGGTTCCTTCTACGGGGCTACACTTCTAGTGTGTATAGATTTTGCGAAGTTATtcaggtacgtacatgtatagtacatgtagctataatactTTGTtcaggtacagtacatgtagctatacttACGGCATTTACTTAATTAGCTTTTAAATGCGTATAGCTGCAGTACAGATCTTGTGAGTTGTAAGCCCCTTGTTTTTAAATACATTTGTCACTGTCACACCTATTGTACTCTAGCCTCAGGGACCAAGTgaagaagagaagagaagaATGAGCATGAAAgaggtatgtgcatgtacagctcTGCATGCATAGCtagttactgtacatacagctactatacatgtactttatgcCCTCGTACCTCATTGTCTGGGTACTCCATATTAATTTGTTtgtagtgcatgtgcatgggtgTGTAACTGGtacatatacattgtatataatttacGCTAGACAGGGAGCCACTTTGTATTAGTGATTCTTCTGGTTTCATGCCTTCCTCCAGACAGTAACTTGCAGACAGTAACTTGCAAATCCATGCACTCCTTTgcaacatttttatttttagaCGAGGGAGAGTCTTCCAATATATGCTTACAGAGAGCAACTGCTGGATGCTGTCAGAGACCACCAGGTTTGTTCCCCAGCTGTTGTTTACAACTCTCATGTGATGTTTATGATCAGTTGTTTCGTATACGTGATAAaatctacatacatgtatctaataGACACGAGCATTGTATATCtgccccccacacatacatgtatagatactTATCATAGAAGGGGAGACAGGTTCTGGAAAAACCACTCAAATACCGCAGTTTCTCTACGAAGCAGTAAGATTTATCATTTAGACACttacatgtgctgtgtgtCCTTGTATACTGTGCAGTTCAATACACTGCAATACACTGGCTATAAAGTGTATGTAAATTTGGCAAGGGAATAAATTGGACCatttgttacatgtacatgtacattaggTATAGGCATCACCGAATCGTAATTCGCC contains these protein-coding regions:
- the LOC135350936 gene encoding gamma-aminobutyric acid type B receptor subunit 2-like; amino-acid sequence: MCLSGYFLIFLSLLLTASLLGQSANEECSLFVGVMFPPTAPNKSLSKGFTGVRRAIEIINNSSLLSGYKLHSMHLDTECNRTQALKQLFQLGTGEQKSVAVIDAGCSTATEATAEISHLFGYSQISCQSSSPVLTNRDRFPRYFQLLPSISEMAHLFAEIVIEFHWTHVVVFVQDTVVYKTVANEVTTLFNQLNITHTSYIIATKMGISSLDPPPFENSDERIFIIATDENVAVDLLCTAYRKWTQPVLRVFITQFYSRTWYDNYNDSNCQLKTVLHLSFSVAYFKPVTEDKYDPYCYDATLFLATALNQLLNKRVWESNCSQTEGGAVLGLDNVFRTLQNLSDQTITFGETGEVTFNEFGVRTIKTTPVFQFRYTQPEGVQEKSLELVNFGLFNKSEITNYILVYNDNESNVTVFPDGIPYDGKVVTIVTTLFLPVTVGFGILASAGIIFAFSCLIFNFKFRNHKVVRLTSPTLNYFIITGAALFYIDVYFFTLPTYKEEDVRLTCNAETWFTVVAYTLCFGTIMAKMFRVWLIFRNPKPKMRLVISDWWLIAAVMALLGVDLIILTVFTIIEQAGIGGELIRLTKSLEHTQDEDGVVRVQYLRYYCDSKPHDIVSGFFYAFKGLLQVVALVLAFMTRKVKVKGLDDAKYIAAIIYITSIIIGVLTVIEYSLDDYINAYASIFATGLSLIPTCVLLLVFVPTMIRLYKDPKGENVFAAPHTISTVGDDQAILTLRTRVRELENLLLSTVPEDKNNPQNKLTQLEH